A genomic window from Phocoena sinus isolate mPhoSin1 chromosome 20, mPhoSin1.pri, whole genome shotgun sequence includes:
- the MIF4GD gene encoding MIF4G domain-containing protein isoform X2 has product MVGYDPRADGRNVSNLEVAVAGSVSGLVTRVLISPLDVIKIRFQLQIERLSRSDPNAKYHGILQAGRQILQEEGPTAFWKGHIPAQLLSIGYGAVQFSPSWCTGPACAMPETSPCILCVAACLPVWPPSPYILWTCYAPALQRRVYKTLRNAVVTMYRTEGPLVFYKGLNPTLIAIFPYAGFQFSFYSSLKHAYEWAMPAEGKKNGAVISPNLGKSCCSWIVMGEPRREEYKIQSFDAVTQQLLKTALKDPGAVDLEKVANVIVDHSLQDCVFSKEAGRMCYAIIQAESKQAGQSVFRRGLLNRLQQEYQAREQLRARSLQGWVCYVTFICNIFDYLRVNNMPMMALVNPVYDCLFRLAQPDSLSKEEEVDCLVLQLHRVGEQLEKMNGQRMDELFVLIRDGFLLPTGLSSLAQLLLLEIIEFRAAGWKTTPAAHKYYYSEVSD; this is encoded by the exons ATGGTGGGCTATGACCCCAGAGCAGACGGCAGGAATGTCTCCAATCTCGAGGTGGCCGTGGCTGGGTCTGTGTCTGGACTTGTCACTCGGGTGCTGATCAGCCCCTTGGATGTCATCAAGATCCGTTTCCAG CTTCAGATCGAGCGCCTTTCTCGCAGTGACCCCAACGCGAAATACCACGGGATCCTGCAGGCTGGGAGACAGATTTTGCAAGAGGAGGGCCCAACAGCATTCTGGAAAGGACACATCCCAGCCCAGCTTCTCTCCATAGGCTATGGAGCTGTCCAA TTCTCACCGAGCTGGTGCACAGGGCCAGCGTGCGCGATGCCCGAGACTTCTCCGTGCATTTTGTGTGTGGCGGCCTGTCTGCCTGTGTGGCCACCCTCACCGTACATCCTGTGGACGTGCTACGCACCCGCTTTGCAGCGCAGG GTCTATAAAACCCTGCGAAACGCCGTGGTGACCATGTACAGGACCGAAGGCCCCTTGGTCTTCTACAAAGGCTTGAACCCCACCTTGATCGCCATCTTCCCCTACGCTGGGTTCCAGTTCTCCTTCTACAGCTCCTTGAAGCACGCATATGAGTGGGCCATGCCAGCCGAAGGAAAGAAAAACG GTGCTGTCATTAGTCCCAACCTCGGAAAGAGCTGCTGCAGCTGGATCGTCATGGGGGAGCCCAGGAGAGAGGAGTATAAAATCCAGTCTTTTGACGCAGTGACACAGCAGCTGCTGAAGACAGCCCTCAAAG ATCCAGGTGCCGTGGACTTGGAGAAAGTGGCCAATGTGATTGTGGACCATTCTCTGCAGGACTGTGTATTCAGCAAGGAAGCAGGACGCATGTGCTACGCCATCATTCAG GCAGAGAGCAAGCAAGCAGGCCAGAGTGTCTTCCGCCGCGGACTCCTCAACCGGCTACAGCAGGAGTACCAGGCTCGGGAGCAGCTTCGAGCCCGCTCCCTGCAGGGCTGGGTCTGCTACGTCACCTTTATCTGCAACATCTTTGACTACCTGAGG GTGAACAACATGCCCATGATGGCCCTGGTGAACCCCGTCTACGACTGCCTCTTCCGGCTGGCCCAGCCCGACAGTCTGagcaaggaggaggag GTGGACTGCCTGGTGCTGCAGCTGCACCGGGTCGGAGAGCAGCTGGAGAAGATGAATGGGCAGCGCATGGATGAGCTCTTTGTCCTGATCCGGGATGGCTTCCTGCTCCCAACCGGCCTCAGCTCCCTggcccagctgctgctgctggagaTCATCGAGTTCCGGGCAGCTGGCTGGAAGACGACCCCGGCCGCGCACAAGTATTACTATAGCGAGGTCTCTGACTAG
- the MIF4GD gene encoding MIF4G domain-containing protein isoform X1 has protein sequence MVGYDPRADGRNVSNLEVAVAGSVSGLVTRVLISPLDVIKIRFQLQIERLSRSDPNAKYHGILQAGRQILQEEGPTAFWKGHIPAQLLSIGYGAVQFLSFEVLTELVHRASVRDARDFSVHFVCGGLSACVATLTVHPVDVLRTRFAAQGEPRVYKTLRNAVVTMYRTEGPLVFYKGLNPTLIAIFPYAGFQFSFYSSLKHAYEWAMPAEGKKNGAVISPNLGKSCCSWIVMGEPRREEYKIQSFDAVTQQLLKTALKDPGAVDLEKVANVIVDHSLQDCVFSKEAGRMCYAIIQAESKQAGQSVFRRGLLNRLQQEYQAREQLRARSLQGWVCYVTFICNIFDYLRVNNMPMMALVNPVYDCLFRLAQPDSLSKEEEVDCLVLQLHRVGEQLEKMNGQRMDELFVLIRDGFLLPTGLSSLAQLLLLEIIEFRAAGWKTTPAAHKYYYSEVSD, from the exons ATGGTGGGCTATGACCCCAGAGCAGACGGCAGGAATGTCTCCAATCTCGAGGTGGCCGTGGCTGGGTCTGTGTCTGGACTTGTCACTCGGGTGCTGATCAGCCCCTTGGATGTCATCAAGATCCGTTTCCAG CTTCAGATCGAGCGCCTTTCTCGCAGTGACCCCAACGCGAAATACCACGGGATCCTGCAGGCTGGGAGACAGATTTTGCAAGAGGAGGGCCCAACAGCATTCTGGAAAGGACACATCCCAGCCCAGCTTCTCTCCATAGGCTATGGAGCTGTCCAA TTTTTGTCGTTTGAAGTTCTCACCGAGCTGGTGCACAGGGCCAGCGTGCGCGATGCCCGAGACTTCTCCGTGCATTTTGTGTGTGGCGGCCTGTCTGCCTGTGTGGCCACCCTCACCGTACATCCTGTGGACGTGCTACGCACCCGCTTTGCAGCGCAGGGTGAGCCCAGG GTCTATAAAACCCTGCGAAACGCCGTGGTGACCATGTACAGGACCGAAGGCCCCTTGGTCTTCTACAAAGGCTTGAACCCCACCTTGATCGCCATCTTCCCCTACGCTGGGTTCCAGTTCTCCTTCTACAGCTCCTTGAAGCACGCATATGAGTGGGCCATGCCAGCCGAAGGAAAGAAAAACG GTGCTGTCATTAGTCCCAACCTCGGAAAGAGCTGCTGCAGCTGGATCGTCATGGGGGAGCCCAGGAGAGAGGAGTATAAAATCCAGTCTTTTGACGCAGTGACACAGCAGCTGCTGAAGACAGCCCTCAAAG ATCCAGGTGCCGTGGACTTGGAGAAAGTGGCCAATGTGATTGTGGACCATTCTCTGCAGGACTGTGTATTCAGCAAGGAAGCAGGACGCATGTGCTACGCCATCATTCAG GCAGAGAGCAAGCAAGCAGGCCAGAGTGTCTTCCGCCGCGGACTCCTCAACCGGCTACAGCAGGAGTACCAGGCTCGGGAGCAGCTTCGAGCCCGCTCCCTGCAGGGCTGGGTCTGCTACGTCACCTTTATCTGCAACATCTTTGACTACCTGAGG GTGAACAACATGCCCATGATGGCCCTGGTGAACCCCGTCTACGACTGCCTCTTCCGGCTGGCCCAGCCCGACAGTCTGagcaaggaggaggag GTGGACTGCCTGGTGCTGCAGCTGCACCGGGTCGGAGAGCAGCTGGAGAAGATGAATGGGCAGCGCATGGATGAGCTCTTTGTCCTGATCCGGGATGGCTTCCTGCTCCCAACCGGCCTCAGCTCCCTggcccagctgctgctgctggagaTCATCGAGTTCCGGGCAGCTGGCTGGAAGACGACCCCGGCCGCGCACAAGTATTACTATAGCGAGGTCTCTGACTAG
- the MIF4GD gene encoding MIF4G domain-containing protein isoform X5 has protein sequence MVGYDPRADGRNVSNLEVAVAGSVSGLVTRVLISPLDVIKIRFQLQIERLSRSDPNAKYHGILQAGRQILQEEGPTAFWKGHIPAQLLSIGYGAVQFLSFEVLTELVHRASVRDARDFSVHFVCGGLSACVATLTVHPVDVLRTRFAAQGEPRVYKTLRNAVVTMYRTEGPLVFYKGLNPTLIAIFPYAGFQFSFYSSLKHAYEWAMPAEGKKNGNFKNLLCGSGAGVISKTLTYPLDLFKKRLQVGGFEQARASFGQVRSYKGLLDCARQVLREEGAQGCFKGLAPSLLKAALSTGFVFFWYELFCNLFHHMKKADS, from the exons ATGGTGGGCTATGACCCCAGAGCAGACGGCAGGAATGTCTCCAATCTCGAGGTGGCCGTGGCTGGGTCTGTGTCTGGACTTGTCACTCGGGTGCTGATCAGCCCCTTGGATGTCATCAAGATCCGTTTCCAG CTTCAGATCGAGCGCCTTTCTCGCAGTGACCCCAACGCGAAATACCACGGGATCCTGCAGGCTGGGAGACAGATTTTGCAAGAGGAGGGCCCAACAGCATTCTGGAAAGGACACATCCCAGCCCAGCTTCTCTCCATAGGCTATGGAGCTGTCCAA TTTTTGTCGTTTGAAGTTCTCACCGAGCTGGTGCACAGGGCCAGCGTGCGCGATGCCCGAGACTTCTCCGTGCATTTTGTGTGTGGCGGCCTGTCTGCCTGTGTGGCCACCCTCACCGTACATCCTGTGGACGTGCTACGCACCCGCTTTGCAGCGCAGGGTGAGCCCAGG GTCTATAAAACCCTGCGAAACGCCGTGGTGACCATGTACAGGACCGAAGGCCCCTTGGTCTTCTACAAAGGCTTGAACCCCACCTTGATCGCCATCTTCCCCTACGCTGGGTTCCAGTTCTCCTTCTACAGCTCCTTGAAGCACGCATATGAGTGGGCCATGCCAGCCGAAGGAAAGAAAAACG GGAACTTCAAAAACCTGCTTTGTGGCAGTGGAGCTGGAGTCATCAGCAAGACCCTCACGTATCCCCTGGACCTCTTCAAGAAACGGCTACAGGTTGGAGGGTTTGAGCAGGCCCGAGCCTCCTTTGGCCAG GTGCGAAGCTACAAGGGCCTCCTGGATTGTGCCAGGCAGGTGCTGCGAGAGGAGGGTGCACAGGGCTGCTTCAAAGGCCTGGCCCCCAGCCTGCTGAAGGCTGCCCTCTCCACCGGCTTTGTGTTCTTCTGGTACGAGCTCTTCTGTAACCTCTTCCACCACATGAAGAAGGCAGACAGCTAG
- the MIF4GD gene encoding MIF4G domain-containing protein isoform X3 yields MVGYDPRADGRNVSNLEVAVAGSVSGLVTRVLISPLDVIKIRFQLQIERLSRSDPNAKYHGILQAGRQILQEEGPTAFWKGHIPAQLLSIGYGAVQVYKTLRNAVVTMYRTEGPLVFYKGLNPTLIAIFPYAGFQFSFYSSLKHAYEWAMPAEGKKNGAVISPNLGKSCCSWIVMGEPRREEYKIQSFDAVTQQLLKTALKDPGAVDLEKVANVIVDHSLQDCVFSKEAGRMCYAIIQAESKQAGQSVFRRGLLNRLQQEYQAREQLRARSLQGWVCYVTFICNIFDYLRVNNMPMMALVNPVYDCLFRLAQPDSLSKEEEVDCLVLQLHRVGEQLEKMNGQRMDELFVLIRDGFLLPTGLSSLAQLLLLEIIEFRAAGWKTTPAAHKYYYSEVSD; encoded by the exons ATGGTGGGCTATGACCCCAGAGCAGACGGCAGGAATGTCTCCAATCTCGAGGTGGCCGTGGCTGGGTCTGTGTCTGGACTTGTCACTCGGGTGCTGATCAGCCCCTTGGATGTCATCAAGATCCGTTTCCAG CTTCAGATCGAGCGCCTTTCTCGCAGTGACCCCAACGCGAAATACCACGGGATCCTGCAGGCTGGGAGACAGATTTTGCAAGAGGAGGGCCCAACAGCATTCTGGAAAGGACACATCCCAGCCCAGCTTCTCTCCATAGGCTATGGAGCTGTCCAA GTCTATAAAACCCTGCGAAACGCCGTGGTGACCATGTACAGGACCGAAGGCCCCTTGGTCTTCTACAAAGGCTTGAACCCCACCTTGATCGCCATCTTCCCCTACGCTGGGTTCCAGTTCTCCTTCTACAGCTCCTTGAAGCACGCATATGAGTGGGCCATGCCAGCCGAAGGAAAGAAAAACG GTGCTGTCATTAGTCCCAACCTCGGAAAGAGCTGCTGCAGCTGGATCGTCATGGGGGAGCCCAGGAGAGAGGAGTATAAAATCCAGTCTTTTGACGCAGTGACACAGCAGCTGCTGAAGACAGCCCTCAAAG ATCCAGGTGCCGTGGACTTGGAGAAAGTGGCCAATGTGATTGTGGACCATTCTCTGCAGGACTGTGTATTCAGCAAGGAAGCAGGACGCATGTGCTACGCCATCATTCAG GCAGAGAGCAAGCAAGCAGGCCAGAGTGTCTTCCGCCGCGGACTCCTCAACCGGCTACAGCAGGAGTACCAGGCTCGGGAGCAGCTTCGAGCCCGCTCCCTGCAGGGCTGGGTCTGCTACGTCACCTTTATCTGCAACATCTTTGACTACCTGAGG GTGAACAACATGCCCATGATGGCCCTGGTGAACCCCGTCTACGACTGCCTCTTCCGGCTGGCCCAGCCCGACAGTCTGagcaaggaggaggag GTGGACTGCCTGGTGCTGCAGCTGCACCGGGTCGGAGAGCAGCTGGAGAAGATGAATGGGCAGCGCATGGATGAGCTCTTTGTCCTGATCCGGGATGGCTTCCTGCTCCCAACCGGCCTCAGCTCCCTggcccagctgctgctgctggagaTCATCGAGTTCCGGGCAGCTGGCTGGAAGACGACCCCGGCCGCGCACAAGTATTACTATAGCGAGGTCTCTGACTAG
- the MIF4GD gene encoding MIF4G domain-containing protein isoform X4: MELSNFCRLKFSPSWCTGPACAMPETSPCILCVAACLPVWPPSPYILWTCYAPALQRRVYKTLRNAVVTMYRTEGPLVFYKGLNPTLIAIFPYAGFQFSFYSSLKHAYEWAMPAEGKKNGAVISPNLGKSCCSWIVMGEPRREEYKIQSFDAVTQQLLKTALKDPGAVDLEKVANVIVDHSLQDCVFSKEAGRMCYAIIQAESKQAGQSVFRRGLLNRLQQEYQAREQLRARSLQGWVCYVTFICNIFDYLRVNNMPMMALVNPVYDCLFRLAQPDSLSKEEEVDCLVLQLHRVGEQLEKMNGQRMDELFVLIRDGFLLPTGLSSLAQLLLLEIIEFRAAGWKTTPAAHKYYYSEVSD; this comes from the exons ATGGAGCTGTCCAA TTTTTGTCGTTTGAAGTTCTCACCGAGCTGGTGCACAGGGCCAGCGTGCGCGATGCCCGAGACTTCTCCGTGCATTTTGTGTGTGGCGGCCTGTCTGCCTGTGTGGCCACCCTCACCGTACATCCTGTGGACGTGCTACGCACCCGCTTTGCAGCGCAGG GTCTATAAAACCCTGCGAAACGCCGTGGTGACCATGTACAGGACCGAAGGCCCCTTGGTCTTCTACAAAGGCTTGAACCCCACCTTGATCGCCATCTTCCCCTACGCTGGGTTCCAGTTCTCCTTCTACAGCTCCTTGAAGCACGCATATGAGTGGGCCATGCCAGCCGAAGGAAAGAAAAACG GTGCTGTCATTAGTCCCAACCTCGGAAAGAGCTGCTGCAGCTGGATCGTCATGGGGGAGCCCAGGAGAGAGGAGTATAAAATCCAGTCTTTTGACGCAGTGACACAGCAGCTGCTGAAGACAGCCCTCAAAG ATCCAGGTGCCGTGGACTTGGAGAAAGTGGCCAATGTGATTGTGGACCATTCTCTGCAGGACTGTGTATTCAGCAAGGAAGCAGGACGCATGTGCTACGCCATCATTCAG GCAGAGAGCAAGCAAGCAGGCCAGAGTGTCTTCCGCCGCGGACTCCTCAACCGGCTACAGCAGGAGTACCAGGCTCGGGAGCAGCTTCGAGCCCGCTCCCTGCAGGGCTGGGTCTGCTACGTCACCTTTATCTGCAACATCTTTGACTACCTGAGG GTGAACAACATGCCCATGATGGCCCTGGTGAACCCCGTCTACGACTGCCTCTTCCGGCTGGCCCAGCCCGACAGTCTGagcaaggaggaggag GTGGACTGCCTGGTGCTGCAGCTGCACCGGGTCGGAGAGCAGCTGGAGAAGATGAATGGGCAGCGCATGGATGAGCTCTTTGTCCTGATCCGGGATGGCTTCCTGCTCCCAACCGGCCTCAGCTCCCTggcccagctgctgctgctggagaTCATCGAGTTCCGGGCAGCTGGCTGGAAGACGACCCCGGCCGCGCACAAGTATTACTATAGCGAGGTCTCTGACTAG
- the MIF4GD gene encoding MIF4G domain-containing protein isoform X6 translates to MGEPRREEYKIQSFDAVTQQLLKTALKDPGAVDLEKVANVIVDHSLQDCVFSKEAGRMCYAIIQAESKQAGQSVFRRGLLNRLQQEYQAREQLRARSLQGWVCYVTFICNIFDYLRVNNMPMMALVNPVYDCLFRLAQPDSLSKEEEVDCLVLQLHRVGEQLEKMNGQRMDELFVLIRDGFLLPTGLSSLAQLLLLEIIEFRAAGWKTTPAAHKYYYSEVSD, encoded by the exons ATGGGGGAGCCCAGGAGAGAGGAGTATAAAATCCAGTCTTTTGACGCAGTGACACAGCAGCTGCTGAAGACAGCCCTCAAAG ATCCAGGTGCCGTGGACTTGGAGAAAGTGGCCAATGTGATTGTGGACCATTCTCTGCAGGACTGTGTATTCAGCAAGGAAGCAGGACGCATGTGCTACGCCATCATTCAG GCAGAGAGCAAGCAAGCAGGCCAGAGTGTCTTCCGCCGCGGACTCCTCAACCGGCTACAGCAGGAGTACCAGGCTCGGGAGCAGCTTCGAGCCCGCTCCCTGCAGGGCTGGGTCTGCTACGTCACCTTTATCTGCAACATCTTTGACTACCTGAGG GTGAACAACATGCCCATGATGGCCCTGGTGAACCCCGTCTACGACTGCCTCTTCCGGCTGGCCCAGCCCGACAGTCTGagcaaggaggaggag GTGGACTGCCTGGTGCTGCAGCTGCACCGGGTCGGAGAGCAGCTGGAGAAGATGAATGGGCAGCGCATGGATGAGCTCTTTGTCCTGATCCGGGATGGCTTCCTGCTCCCAACCGGCCTCAGCTCCCTggcccagctgctgctgctggagaTCATCGAGTTCCGGGCAGCTGGCTGGAAGACGACCCCGGCCGCGCACAAGTATTACTATAGCGAGGTCTCTGACTAG